In Salvelinus fontinalis isolate EN_2023a chromosome 8, ASM2944872v1, whole genome shotgun sequence, the genomic stretch TGAGGCcgattggacatactgccaaattctctaaaacgatgttggaggcagtttatggtagcgaaatgaacattaaattctatgACAACAGCTCtactggacattcctgcagtcagcatgccaattgcactatccctcaaaacttgagacatctgtggcattgtgttgtgtgacaaaaatgcacatattagagtggccttttattgtccccaacaaggtgcagctgtgtaatgatcatgctgtttaatcagcttcttgatatgccacacctgtcagttggacagatgatcttggcaaaagagaaatgctcaccaacagggatgtaaacaaatttgtgcacaaaatctgatagaaataagcttttgtgagtatggaacatttctgggaacttttatttcatgggaccaatactttacatgttgcatttatatttttgttcagtgtagatattgGAAAACTGTTCATAGTTTGCACTAAAAAAGTACATACAAATTACAATTAAAAAACAGCATTAATagaataaaacatttcataatgaGGTAAGACACCAAATAGAACACAAACACGAGTTAAGTTTAAATATCAAATCCAAAGTATGCAAGTCTACAGAGCATAATGTAGTACTTTTGAAATGCTGAGACATGGCACAACACACATGATTTCATGTGAATTTGAAAACACTTGTGTGACTAAATGGCACTGTGTAGTTGGAAACCACTGTTTGTTTGTTCATATCATCTGATCACTAATACATACAGTCTACATGAACCACAGTATCATGTTTGCATTATAAATAGTATATCACTAAAGAAGTCAAATGCTTGGAGGAAAACATACCTAAATGGTTTCCAAGGGAACTGATACAGTAAGGCCTCATTCATCGGTTGCaaagtacagtatgactggtcagGTACACTTaatggtccaatgcagccatttttatctcaatatcaaatcatttctgggtaacaatgatgTAACTTACTGGGAttcttttcaattaaaatggtcaaaaataaactaaaatagcttcttagcaaagaacaATTTCGCAAGCAATaactttgctaggactgtctgaggGGAACACTGAAAAGTAGCAgtaattggcagagaggtttggaactttttcttattggtctattaagtaATTTACcgtctggtgatgtcaccaggcaggcaaaaactccatcccactaAAATAGGCTGGAATTTCAGGTCGTCTTTTCACAAACATAATTGtcccaatttcacagtattattccaaccacatgatgtggaaatatatataaaacacagggaaatcacgtttttgactgcactgggcctttaacgcTTGGTGCACAGTGGTAAATATGGTGTTTcactcagacagacacagacgGTCCATCACGTGTTTCATATATAAATGAATACATGGAACATGGTGCTTAACTGACAGAAAAACAACACTTTTTGTAACGCAGAATAATAGTACACTTAGGAAAATGTTTGACTGCAATTTAGGAAAAGACAGCTTGCAAACAGTAACAAGTCCTTCCATAGACAACAGTGCATACACTGCCATCGAGTGGCTAAACTACTTCCAAAAGAAGATGATGTCTTTTACGCTATGCTACAAAACAGGTCTCTTCCATCCAAAACATAATCTCAAACACAGACATAAAACAAGTTAAATGCATTCTACAAGTCTATAGATATGGCCcacaaccacagagagagagacagagagagacagagacagagagagagagacgcatgaCAGACAAGCTCAAAGACAAAAAAAAGACGTGGGAGTAGCTGATCAGGTGTCCAGGGCGGGGAGGGGTTCTTTGGAGTGGTCATTGTACATGAAGGTCTGCTCTATGTTGAAGTCTGGAGGTAGGTGGTCCTTGTGGATCTCCATGTGGGAGGACACCAGCTTGAGCGTGGAGAAATACAGGCCGCAGACGGTGCAGCGGTACATGAGCGCACCGGCGTGGGTCTTCAGGTGGCAGATCATGGTGGAGCGGCCTCGGAAGAACCTCAGGCACACCTTGCACTGGTACGGCTTCTCCCCAGTGTGGATGCGCAGGTGGTAGGTGAACTCGCCAGAGTGGGCGAAGCGTTTGCCGCAGAAGCGACAGCGGTACCATTTCCCCCAGGGCGTGGCGGCGCCCATGGCCGACCCACTAATGCTAGAGGAGTTCCCATTGGACAGGAGGCCTGCGGAGAAGCCAGATGCCACAGCCCCCTGAAGCAGCTTGTCTGAGAGGCGGAAGGAGCCCACCCCCAGGTCGAAGCCCATGTTGCCAACCTTCCCCAGGCTGCCAGCCTCCAGGGGGGAGGAGCAGGAGTACTCCAGCTGGTCAGCCTTACGTTTCCCTGTCCACCCCTGACTGCCCTGGCCCTGCCCCTGGGGCTGGGTCTCGTTAGTGTGAAAATTCAGGTGGTACTGGAAGGCTGTGCCAGAGCGGAAGGTCTCTGGGCATAAGAAGCAACgcagctcttcctctctctctgccccggcTGCTTTATGAGCCCTCATGGCCTCTCTGTCAGTTTCTGCCTCCTCGGCATGCAGGGCCATGTGTCTGTCCAGCAGAGGGCGATCCAGGAAGCCGCAGGCGCAGAGCGGGCAGGAGTAGACTGGCAGGGAGAGGTGGGTGAGGGCGTGCCACAGCAGGGCACACAGGGAGGGCTGGGGTAACAGGCACACACCACAGCTCAGTGACTGGATAGACACGTGACTCAGCAGGTGATCCCTGATGACCTGGTTGCAGGAGAGACAATACgatataaatcaaataaaaaatttgATACGATATGTCAACAATACAAGGAGGGATAACACACGTCTTCAAGTGTCTTAGCCAATACAATGCAATAGGTGTACTCTTGAGTTCAGTGAATTTGTTTGAACTATGTCAGTCTCTATATTTTGCATTAGCCAAAACATATGCCAAACCACCCAGGAAAAATTAAGCAAATCAAACCACACTGACCGGGAAATCCTTGGTGAGGGTTTTGTTACAGACGGCACACTGCAGCTCCCCATTGTGCCCCTGGGTGGCGTTGTGGAGCTGACTGGGGAGGGTGTACCAAGCAGCCGCCTGGCGTCTGTGGCGTACCAGCTTGGCCTGGCTGCAGAACTGGAGATGACACATGTCACAGGAGAACACCACATGGGACAGGGCGTGGGTGATGCTGGCCCTGCGGTCCCCGGGGAAAGATGCCCCACACACTCTGCAGGTCCCTGTCTCAGTGAGGTGGGTCTCCGCGTGGGCCCTCAGGGCAGCAGACTCTGTTAACAGTTCCATCCCACAGGCTTTACACGCCACCATACCCGACATCTGGCCAGGCTTCACTCCCTCTCTGCTAACCACTGCTCCATTctccacacacacaaagtcatcttcatcgtcctcctcatcttcttcctcctccatGTAATTCTCGTCATCGCTCAGCTCAATGACATCTTCAGCCAGGGGTCTCCACTGGTCCCCTCCTCCGTCAGTCCCTTCTTCATCTCcctgcagctgttctctcttttcctcaTTATCTTCTTCATTCTCCTCCCCTTCGAAGATGACCCCTTTGTGGCCAGAGCTAAGCCCACCCACCCCCCCCAACTGCAGACTGTCCAGGGGGTCTCCAGAGGAGGAGGGGGCACAGGGAGCCTCCACACCACAGACCACCCTTCCCAGCTGGGCTGACGAGTCAGGAAAGGAGCAGGCGTCAGACACACATGGAGTTGGAGAACCAGCTCTACTCCCACTAGCTACCATCTGTTCCTCCTCACTGTTACCAACCCTGTCTCCCATCACCACCTCCACGCCCTCCTCAGTCTTCAGCTGCAAGGGAAGGAGAAGTCCTGGGGTGGCCCCAACAGCTACAGTGGAGAAACTACCTACTGAACTCTGCTGATCTCCAGCCAGCTGTAGCTGTTTGTCTTCGGCCATCTGTCCATAGCCCATCTGTCCATAGCCCAGGTGAGACTGCTCATCCTCTGCTTTGAGAGGCAGGGACAGAGTGGCTGTGTGTCCACCACCCCGGCCCAGCCTGGCCACCCTGCTgccctgggggagagggagaggtgatggTGCTGCCGCCGGGGTAGGAGCAGCTGAGGGACCAGCAGATGACGACAGAGAGGAACAAGATACTGCAGACGACGGGCACATTGATGACCCAGCTGCAGCAGCAACCATGTCAGGGTCCAGGTCTCCATCCGCCACACAGTCTGCAGACCCTGAGCCCAGCTGCTGCAGGTCAGGGAAGGTAGTGTGACAGGCTCTCACCAGCTCTCTCACCCCAAGCCTCTCTGCCAGCTCATACAGCACCCCTACATCTATCAGGTCTGTGAAGATCTCTCCGGTGTAGATGAACGTCAGCACCTTCTCAAAGTTGGCCGGGGACACAAAGTCCAGAGAGTACGTTGTTGTAGCTCCGGCTCCAGAGGTTCCGATCTGTTTCCCCCTACCTGAGAACAGGCTGCGGAAGTGTGTCCCAGCGCAGGCGAGCACCGCACGGTGCACTGTGAAGAAGCGGCTCCCCACCTGAAGGATGACATCACAGAAGAGGCGGGAGAGACGGCAGTGATTGAGCTCGGTGAGGAGGCCGGCGGCATGGCCTGAGCCCTGCAGCCGTATCCTCATTCCTCCCTGGCAGTGTCACTCACAGCCTAGAGCCCAACTATGAGAAGATACAAGGGGAAACCATCAGCATCATTGTCAGTGGtgaaaagtacttaagtaaaaatacttaagtagttttggggggtatacgtactttactatttacatttttgacaacttttacttcactacattccaaaagaaaatgCGTTTTccttcatacattttccctgacacccaaaagtacttcttACATTCTGAATGCTTAGCGGGAcataaaatggtcaaattcacaagagaacaaccctggtcatccctactgcctctgatctggcagacttactaaacacaaatgcttaatttaattttgaaaacaagaaaattgtgccacctggtttgcttaatataaggaattttattcatacttttgatacttaagtatatttcagtaattacatttacttttgatactttagtatatttaaaaccaaatactttgactcTCACTCTAgtactattttactgggtgactttcactttcacttgtcattttctattacgtatctttacttttactcacgtatgacaattgggtagtttttccaccactggtcatTGCCTAACTCATTCTGCAACAATACCTGGACTAATAATAAACACTTTCTTTGTGCAACGTCCAATAATAAGAGCCAATGAGTGATCGAGTTGTTAGATTTGCAAAGGTGGAGTGCAGCTTTGTCGCGCACGTGCTCGTAAACCAACTATTTAATAGTTATTTAACTAACAGGCAATTATTAGAGATCGAATACATCAGAAACACCAACTGGTAAAAACTGAGGAAACGTTTAACCTTTTAAGTTTCACTGAATGCTagtttgctaacgttagctatagccCAGCAAGGTAGCTAGCTGCACGTCAGTTTTCTACAAAGATGGATAACGCCGCTCATATGGCAAATAAAGTTATGTTTATAATATATTATTTACCAATAGAAGGTAGTATTTTCGACCATTTAGCTAACGTTTTCGCTAGCTTAATGCCAGTAGTCGCACAACAATGACGTAAATAAAAGAAGGCCCACAAACAGGAAGAGGACAAGCGAGAAAAATAAAACGAGAGGTTTTACTTGTTTCCACtagatagcacagccacaaagtcaaaattataTCCTAAAAATGAATGAAAACCAAAATTATATTTTGGGCCTTTAGGCATAAATTAAGCAGTGTGGTTGAGATTAGGGTTAAAGTtttggttaggtttaaaatcacattttaagaagataaattgtagaaacaacaaggctatatacatgggtctggggagtttcctggccatggacccaaaatatcgatgttttgttccccgagccacttagttatcattatggcaaggtgctccatcatgctggaaaaggcattgttcgtcaccaaactgttcctggatggttgggagaagttgctctcggaggttgtgttggtaccattctttattcatgttctgtgttcttaggcaaaattgtgagtaagCCCACTCTCTTGGCTGAGATGCaaacccacacatgaatggtctcaggatgctttactgttggcatgacacaggactgatggtagtgctcaccttgtcttctccggacaagtttttttccagatgccccaaacaatcggaaaggggattcatcagagaaaatgactttaccccagtcctcagcagtccaatccctgtaccttttgcagaatatcaatgtgtccctgatgtttttcctggagagaagtggcttctttgctacccttcttgacaccaggccatcctccaaaagtcttcgccacactgtgcgtgcagatgcactcacacctgtgaagccttcttcacaacaattgaactgctctccttgaagttcttgatgatccgataaatggctgatttaggtgcaatcttactggcagcaatatccttgcctgtgaagccctctttgtgcaaagcaatgatgacggcacgtgtttccttgcaggtaaccatggttgacagaggaagaacaatgattctaaGCACCACCCtcattttgaagcttccagtctgttattcgaactcaatcagcatgacagagtgatctcctgccttgtcctcgtcaacactaccacctgtgttaacgagagaatcactgacatgatgtcagctggtccttttgtggcaggactgaaatgcagtggaaatgtttttgggggattcagttaatttgcatgacaaagggggactttgcaattaattgcaattcatctgatcactcttcataacattctggagtatatgcaaattgacatcatacaaactgaggcagcagactttgtgaaaatgtatatttgtgtaattctcaaaacctttggccacgactgtagatttGAATGTGTGCATTCATACACCCGAATTAAaagcacccccacccccaaactacttcctaTGGTTCTAGGTGAAGTTAtaagaaatgaaggtgtggtggaggtgtgtacAGATCAGACGTATTCTGACCTTCATTTCATTCCCTCATAATTTCACCACCTTTATGCGAGAGAAAAGCATGGATACGGTCGCGAGAACCTGCTGGTTCCAAGTGGGAAAAGCATCTATTTTATTTTTTCCGATATAAATAACAGCAgtattctccatgcactgtaatttataaatagataagagctaggtaaatgagtaagCCGTTTGGAGAAGGAGATTGCAAATACACATAGCATTTGTTTTCCCTATGATCCCTGGAGACAAATGTTAAACCAGCCATATGAAAGCAAACTGAAAATCACATCAACATGACATGTATTACTGTCCCTTTTACACAGTGAAATAGGCTATAAATAGCTGTGCAAttgttcagaattgtaattttgtgCCTTCATAATTTGATGAAGTAGCTTTAAAATGTTTTCTCCATTTCATTTAGCAATTTGTATCATGTTTAACATGTGCCACGATCGGGATCCACCGTCAGGAATACccacatacatttataactgtcactttcaAATTGTCACTTTCAAATTGTAGCttacattttgcatcattccattCCGTTGACCTTTCTTTTATGTGCCACATCCATGTAAATTGTTCCTGAGGATCACTAGCATTAGTGGGTCATATTAGCCTAACGTTGTGCAGTAATTTAAACACACGTAGAAGGTTAAACCTGAAGCCTGGAGCACGGTTCACGACAACTGGACCGTTGTCAAACAGTTCCATGATGTTGGAATTAGGGTAGATTTACAGGATTATTGTTCAACCCCTATTGTTTGAACTTTAATATAACAGCTTTCAGGATTAATCAAACCACTGTATATCATGGCACAagacgagacccagatgcagacacaggaggcagatggttggaatcttactgtttattaatccaaaaggaGTAAGCAAGAgaatggtcaaggcaggcagaaaggtcaggcaggcgggtacagagttcAGAaataggcaagggtcaaaaccgggaggactagaaaaaggagaatagcaaaaagcaggagaacgggaaaaccgTTGGAAAACATACAAAACGACCTGGCACAGTGAGACAGCAAACacaatacactggggaaaataagcgacacctggagggtgtagagacaatcacagggacaggtgaaacagatcagggcgtgacactgtatTCTTAATTCATCAACATATTTCATGAGTAAAGGCTATCCAAACCTGTATTTTATCGTCAATACATATTTTCCCAACCCGAAATCAACATGGTCTATAAGCATTTCCTATTATTCAGTACATAAATCCGAGACActtcatttcgtatgatatgtcacatttcgtatggtatgtattcatttgtggaagtccatcacccatttcatgtgatatgttatgaattacaatttgtatgttatgttacgaatttgcaaaatgtataatatgttatgaatttacaaaacgtacaatatgttacgaatatgCAAAAAgtgtgatatgttacaaattctagctaggtggctaacgttagctaggctagaggttaaggttagggttaagtctttaggagttaggttaaagttaAGGGAAggtttagctaaaagggttaaggttaagggaaaggttagctaacaggctaagtagttgcaaagtagcttaaAAGTTATTTAGTTTTTGTCTTAAGTAACTATCTCTCTTATGTAATCATAccaacataacatatcatactaatttcagtATCTcgcatttacatttactatgttacgtctagtctacgAGACTAGGCTGCAAATAAATTGACAGAAATTATATTgtccagcaagtgggagggttttcagcagCAGTGACATGTATTCATGGATTCCaatggaagccaggcttccccaaaaactttactaagaaaaaaaagaaaaaagcatTAAATAATTCATCTTTCGTCTCTTTGTGTTTCTTAATTGTCCTTGAATtctcaagaggctgaatgtatctcactggagaaagcatccgagcgagcgaaacatCAC encodes the following:
- the LOC129860595 gene encoding zinc finger and BTB domain-containing protein 39-like, yielding MRIRLQGSGHAAGLLTELNHCRLSRLFCDVILQVGSRFFTVHRAVLACAGTHFRSLFSGRGKQIGTSGAGATTTYSLDFVSPANFEKVLTFIYTGEIFTDLIDVGVLYELAERLGVRELVRACHTTFPDLQQLGSGSADCVADGDLDPDMVAAAAGSSMCPSSAVSCSSLSSSAGPSAAPTPAAAPSPLPLPQGSRVARLGRGGGHTATLSLPLKAEDEQSHLGYGQMGYGQMAEDKQLQLAGDQQSSVGSFSTVAVGATPGLLLPLQLKTEEGVEVVMGDRVGNSEEEQMVASGSRAGSPTPCVSDACSFPDSSAQLGRVVCGVEAPCAPSSSGDPLDSLQLGGVGGLSSGHKGVIFEGEENEEDNEEKREQLQGDEEGTDGGGDQWRPLAEDVIELSDDENYMEEEEDEEDDEDDFVCVENGAVVSREGVKPGQMSGMVACKACGMELLTESAALRAHAETHLTETGTCRVCGASFPGDRRASITHALSHVVFSCDMCHLQFCSQAKLVRHRRQAAAWYTLPSQLHNATQGHNGELQCAVCNKTLTKDFPVIRDHLLSHVSIQSLSCGVCLLPQPSLCALLWHALTHLSLPVYSCPLCACGFLDRPLLDRHMALHAEEAETDREAMRAHKAAGAEREEELRCFLCPETFRSGTAFQYHLNFHTNETQPQGQGQGSQGWTGKRKADQLEYSCSSPLEAGSLGKVGNMGFDLGVGSFRLSDKLLQGAVASGFSAGLLSNGNSSSISGSAMGAATPWGKWYRCRFCGKRFAHSGEFTYHLRIHTGEKPYQCKVCLRFFRGRSTMICHLKTHAGALMYRCTVCGLYFSTLKLVSSHMEIHKDHLPPDFNIEQTFMYNDHSKEPLPALDT